GTGTGACCAATACCTTCAAAAACCTTACCCTAAATGGTCATTAGAACCTAGCTGTCAGCCAAACAGAGGCTTGAGACACTAATCTAAACAACTGAACAACTTCCACTATGTTGGATTCAGTTGTTAGAGTTTGTCACTTGCGCTGCTGCGACAACTTCCAAACCCTGCCGACAGAGTACATTTCTGGTTTATGTATTTTACATTTCTAATGCCTTTCTGTGGACAGCTCATGTTGTTTTTCTAAAtcttccccttttttttattttttattttttcttgctGTCCACACACATCCTGCTTTCTACCTTCTGGCATCCACCGATGTATTTTGTAAAattaaaagaaggaaaaaagaagaacttgtATCAGAGCAACGTCTCTGACAGGTAAATCGTGGAAATTGCGCAAAGCTCAAAAACTTAAGTTGTCGCAGGATGTGATGTAATTTCCCTCACTTCTGTGTGCTGCACATGTCCCTGCTGAGATGATTTGTATTATGCAGGTAATGCAAGCTGCTACAAAGTACCAGAAGTAGAACAAATGGAGATTGCTCCATTTGAAAAAAGATTAGCAATAGCTGGGGTGTTTGCCCACACTTCACACACTGTGAATCTTGCACTGCCAACCCAACCTTTTTAGCATTGAGTCAAAAGCAGTAATCAGCTCTAATGCACTCTGACCGTGCACTATCATGAGAACGTCCATTGTAAACTTAGATAAGAGTCACAAAAAGATGCTTTTAACATAAAACAATTTCTGAAAAGCaactgcagctttttttttttggtgacatttaatgtttttaaaccCGCTGGTTTAGACGGTGCTTCTACAAACACACGATGGAGCTGCGGCCGCTTGTCATGTGCTTTGCTCTCTGTGTGGTTTACGCAACCAGCAAGCCCACAGAGAAGAAGGACCGCGTTCATCACGATGATCCTCTCAGCAACCGGGACCACGATGATACGGAGAACTTTGACTATGACCATGAAGCCTTTCTGGGTCAAGAGGAGGCCAAGACCTTCGACCAGCTCACACCAGAGGAGAGCAAGGAAAGGCTCGGGTAAGAGCACCTCATCTGCCGCACTTGGTCATGTGCAAAGCTCTCAGCATTACCTGTCAAATTAGTTTTAGCAATCATGCAGGTAGAGTTAGCTGAAAGACTTTCCTCTAACGCTGTTCCTCTCATAGGCCTTATTTTTGCACTCTTTCTTTATGTGACTTAAAGAATTACTCCTCATTTGAGGAGAAAAAGTGGAATGTTTgaaaaagtttagtttttctgcagcaTGTTGGTGGAACGCATAGATGAGGACAAAGACGGTTATGTGACTGCTGAGGAGATGAAGATGTGGATCAAGCACGCACAGAAGAGGTGGATTTATGACGATGTGGATCGACAGTGGAAGAGCCATGACCTCAACGGGGACGGGCTGGTGTCCTGGGATGAGTACAAGAACGCCACATATGGATATATTCTCGGTACGGCTGCAAACAATTTTTTTCCGATTTCATATGGTTGATGCCTCCCTGTAGTACTAACTGCACTACACATAGATCATGCATTCCCTTTACCACAATTGGACACACACTAAAAAAAGATGTGACTTTCCACCTGCAGACGACCCAGACCCCGAAGAAGGCTACAGCTACAGGCAGATGATGACTCGTGATGAGAGGAGGTTCAAGATGGCTGACCAGGACAATGACATGAAAGCTAACAAGGAGGAGTTCACAGCTTTCCTTCACCCTGAGGAGTATGACCACATGAAAGATATTGTAGTGTTGGTGAGTGACTCACTCACACTAATTGATGACTCAGGCCTTTTATCTTTCACTCGTATTCTCACTTCCTattgctcctttttcttttgattgTAGGAAACTATGGAGGACATTGACAAGAACGGCGATGGTTTGATTGACCTGGATGAATACATAGGTGTGTTCTTTAAGTCTTTAAGTGTCATCAGCCAGTGCCAAAAACACTTGTTCAAACACAAACGGAGAATGCAAAGTATTTGTACAAGGAAATGTTGCAACGTTATCAACACTCATTTCCTCATTCAGCCTGTTCCTTTCGTCCTGTGCTGTAGGTGATATGTACAACCAGGACGGAGATGGCACAGAACCCGAGTGGGTGAAAACCGAGAGGGAGCAATTTACCGAattcagagacaaaaacaaagacggGAAG
This genomic interval from Odontesthes bonariensis isolate fOdoBon6 chromosome 7, fOdoBon6.hap1, whole genome shotgun sequence contains the following:
- the calub gene encoding calumenin-B is translated as MELRPLVMCFALCVVYATSKPTEKKDRVHHDDPLSNRDHDDTENFDYDHEAFLGQEEAKTFDQLTPEESKERLGMLVERIDEDKDGYVTAEEMKMWIKHAQKRWIYDDVDRQWKSHDLNGDGLVSWDEYKNATYGYILDDPDPEEGYSYRQMMTRDERRFKMADQDNDMKANKEEFTAFLHPEEYDHMKDIVVLETMEDIDKNGDGLIDLDEYIGDMYNQDGDGTEPEWVKTEREQFTEFRDKNKDGKMDKEETRDWILPSNYDHAEAEAKHLVYESDADKDGRLTKAEIVDKYDLFVGSQATDFGEALTRHDEF